The Gemmatimonadaceae bacterium genome includes a region encoding these proteins:
- a CDS encoding YciI family protein — MQYSLMIYQTNAQFAARTDPARRDANTGAFMRYVGSLQEAGVLITTLGIEPPKTAATVRPGDGEPRVQDGPYADTKEQLGGLCVIEVPDLDAALEWAKRAPFEHVGAVEVRPTRVVPAA; from the coding sequence GTGCAATATTCGCTGATGATCTACCAGACTAACGCCCAGTTTGCCGCCCGCACCGATCCTGCACGCCGCGACGCGAACACCGGGGCATTCATGCGCTACGTTGGGTCGTTGCAGGAGGCCGGTGTCCTCATCACGACGCTCGGCATCGAGCCGCCTAAAACGGCCGCCACTGTCCGCCCCGGCGATGGCGAGCCACGCGTGCAGGACGGACCATACGCCGACACGAAGGAGCAACTCGGCGGATTGTGCGTCATTGAAGTTCCCGACCTCGACGCGGCGCTCGAATGGGCGAAGCGGGCGCCGTTCGAGCACGTCGGGGCAGTCGAGGTACGGCCGACACGTGTCGTGCCCGCCGCGTGA